One stretch of Corallococcus soli DNA includes these proteins:
- the lipB gene encoding lipoyl(octanoyl) transferase LipB, giving the protein MNTLTVFRLGRVEYEDGLKLMHLFGEARMQGLVGDTLLLLEHPPVLTLGRAAKRENITATDARLLEEGVEVFDTNRGGDVTYHGPGQVVGYPILLLPPERQDVRRYVRDVERGLIQTLAGFGLTAAPIPRWPGVWMGQEGSPDARKIGAIGVHLSRWLTTHGFALNVNTRLEHFQLIVPCGIREAGVTSMQRELGHAVSVPDVEEALAREFSQIFDARRVDGAVSLRTVSVAVVKGQGPEARVLLLKRTPERGGFWQTVTGRLEPGESPAEAARREVAEETGLTVEPVDLSYRHAFALGDALPPKLVEESGFAVHVASDAPVRLGPEHEAFEWVDVPTALQRLPFRGLRETVARALEARRPTTA; this is encoded by the coding sequence ATGAACACGCTCACCGTCTTCCGCCTGGGCCGGGTGGAGTACGAGGACGGGCTGAAGCTGATGCACCTGTTCGGCGAGGCCCGCATGCAGGGGCTCGTCGGGGACACGCTGCTGCTGCTGGAGCACCCGCCCGTCCTCACGCTGGGCCGGGCCGCGAAGCGCGAGAACATCACCGCCACCGACGCGCGTCTCCTGGAGGAGGGCGTGGAGGTCTTCGACACCAACCGGGGCGGCGACGTCACCTACCACGGGCCGGGACAGGTGGTGGGCTACCCCATCCTCCTGCTGCCGCCGGAGCGCCAGGACGTGCGCCGCTACGTGCGCGACGTGGAGCGCGGCCTCATCCAGACGCTCGCGGGCTTCGGCCTCACCGCGGCGCCCATTCCCAGGTGGCCCGGCGTGTGGATGGGGCAGGAGGGGTCGCCGGACGCGCGGAAGATTGGCGCCATTGGCGTGCACCTGTCGCGCTGGCTCACCACGCACGGCTTCGCGCTCAACGTGAACACCCGGCTGGAGCACTTCCAGCTCATCGTCCCGTGCGGCATCCGCGAGGCGGGCGTCACGTCCATGCAGCGCGAGCTGGGCCACGCCGTGTCGGTGCCGGACGTGGAGGAGGCGCTCGCCCGCGAGTTCAGCCAGATCTTCGACGCCCGGCGCGTGGACGGCGCGGTGTCCCTGCGCACGGTGAGCGTCGCGGTGGTGAAGGGGCAGGGCCCGGAGGCGCGCGTGCTGCTGCTCAAGCGGACGCCGGAGCGCGGCGGCTTCTGGCAGACCGTGACGGGCCGCCTGGAGCCGGGCGAGTCCCCCGCCGAGGCCGCGCGCCGCGAGGTGGCGGAGGAGACGGGCCTCACCGTGGAGCCCGTGGACCTGAGTTACCGCCACGCGTTCGCGCTGGGGGACGCGCTGCCGCCGAAGCTGGTGGAGGAGAGCGGCTTCGCGGTGCACGTCGCGTCGGACGCCCCGGTGCGTCTGGGTCCGGAGCACGAAGCGTTCGAGTGGGTGGACGTGCCCACCGCCTTGCAGCGGCTGCCCTTCCGGGGCCTGCGCGAGACGGTGGCGCGGGCCCTGGAAGCGCGGCGCCCGACTACAGCTTGA